The Rhipicephalus sanguineus isolate Rsan-2018 chromosome 10, BIME_Rsan_1.4, whole genome shotgun sequence genome segment CACCATTGAGAATTGGTTTTCCTGCATAATCATAACTGGCAAGAAGCTCCTTAATAATCTTGATCAACACTGAACTAAGCAATGACTTGACAAAATGTATGTTTCATGCTGTAAAACATATTCAAATCTGTGCCATACCTTTAGGCTATCTGTCTGAAGATGCTTTACTATAATACATTGCACAATAAAGGGCATTGATAAATACAAAGATGTAAGGTAATTAAGGAACTTCCTAGCATAGGCTACATCCTTGTTTGGTTACAATTTGTGACCATCCTCAACTATTTGTTTACATCCAGGAAATATATCCAACCAAAAATGTGCTAACTGCCCaatgcaccagctagcccaacaacgaaTTGTACTAGTACATTATTTGTTTACTTCAGTACAATCAAGACCCAAGGGGTGTTACAGAGGTGTCTGGGTTACATGATCACTGCATTAGTACAGCACTATTGATGGCTTTCATGTCTACCCTATGTGTACTTTAGATCTGTCATTTTATCTAAACCGTCCAcctcggtggaacagtggttacggtgcttggctgctgacccaaagtttGCACGTTCGACCTTCGGGTcgatatgctagaggcctgtgtactgtgcgatgtcagtgcatggtaaagaacaccaggggtcaaaatttccaaagccctccactacggcatctctcataaccatattgtggctttgggatgtaaaaccccagatataattattatcTTTTCTAAACTGTCCTGCTGTGCCCAATTTGTGATGTATTCTGTAGCCCTTAAGTAAAAGTAAATATGAAAATTACAATTGTTAAAAGCAAATATCACTGTCTTCGTTTTCGAAGACAAGAAGTAAAAGCTAATAGTCATAATTTCCTGTGAATTTATGCTATTCTGAAAATATAGCTTTATGGCATTATCTTTTGTAGTAAGgtgttcactatttacagtaaACTCCTCCAAAATGCCAAATGGGTAATTTTATTGGCGTGCAGCTTTTACTGCTCATGCAGAGGATGTAGCAAGAGCTTCAGATTTGCTGACAACTATTtactaaggtgaaagccttagatgcctcatcaaatgtgaaaattgaccgtctgctGTTTTTGAAATCGGTCATTCAGCAAATAACCCTGTCACACGAGCAACCTGGAGCAAGTACACTTTGCCGCTAGTGTATTTTGCACACTGTCACATAGGAATGCTTAGAGATGCTTGCTGCAGAACGGACTCGCCAGCGAATGTTCGGCAAGCCGACTTCCCTATGTGGAAGTGTGTAGCCTCTCTAGCAGTGGCTAAAAAATAAATTAAGTAATATAAAAAGCTGAGTCAGTAGTATCTTTAAGCTATCGTATTGGTTATTAAGAATATTGTTTCTATACtacaaaaaaattgtagtggcttagctcggctatgccaggatatacgtagcgtgagctaaggttcagctgattatcctTAGCTctctctcctggttgtctaggattagcttgattatcatgcttactgctgcttcattgatacacacatggtgtacgcattatgtcacacatgtatatttattttttgctcaacgccatttctctattgccacaaagacggctcggtggtcagtgtagtaacacgctgccatctctatggccccaacgcccggcgcattGGTCACTTCTCGCGCTTGCGCATCACAGCTCTCGGACGTGCACGCGAAACTGCTCGAGGTCGGCCAGTGTAGCTGACGCTACAAGATGCTTATTATTCTCACTCTCAGGCAGTTTGCAAACATAGCTACGTCTGTCATATTTTACCTAAAGCTTATTCTAGACTAAGTTTACAATAATGACACAATATTGCTTAAGAAAATATTGGCTAGGCCAACAAGTGTACGCTGTCCTGTTGACTTACCCACCACAGTTGCCAtaatttccaaagtacacttctcTTTCTTATGTGGCAGCGTACCACCGAAGTGACACTTGGTGCACATAAGTACGCTTGCTCAAATTGCACGTAAGGTTGTCTTTGTGAAAGGAGTAATACACTGTTCAATATTGCCGAACTCATTCTGCTGCAGCAAGGTAAAACAGTGTGAACAATAAAGGAAACAAGAACAGATAACAGGGATACTTTTAATGCATAAGCATCCTCTGGCTTGGTCGTCAAGGAAAGCTGTGTGTATAGAACAGCATGACAGTGTAATTAACGGCAAGCTGATGTCCACAAAGGTCCCACAAAGGTTTTTACTTGGTGTACTTAAGGAAGCATATAGAACACTTCCAGCTGTTTAACAGTCAGTGTGAAAATAAAGCAGGGCAGTACACTCCTCAGAGCAAGTAACTTTGCTATGTAGAGAAAGAGTAGGCAGCTACATGCTAGCTGCAGTGACTATACCACAGTGTGAAAAGAAAGGACAGTACGGGCCTTTCTTTCAAAGAGCAGAATATAGGCCTCATAAGTAATTAACAATTATGGTTTCACACTTCTGAGAATCTTCCAGTGAGGAGCTACTGGTTCTTCATTCTTTATTCTTTATCCAGCGATTACATTGCTTAGCCTGAAGGTGCTATAGCCAGGGGGTTACAGTCTGAGAAAAACATATCTCATTCTCATATCTCAATGAGAAAAACATATCTCATATCTCAATCAGAAAaacatatctttatttgcatagCATCATTGCTGACTTGATAGGCGATTCCATTCTCAAATGAAATGAacaaaacatgagttaacatacGTATTAAATCTGGTACGGTATTCTAAAAATATAAACAATCATCAGTACGTGATGAGACATATAATGAGACCTGTGTCAGTATATTTCCTTTCAAATGCTGGTTTTTCCATTAAATATTTCATAGAAGAGTTTCAGTCGTAGTTGTTTTCATTGAGAGTTTAGAATTTTTATCCCGATTCATTTTTcatgttcttgcagctgtctgtGCTCGAGTACCAACCGAGAACAAACCTTGTTGCTGCtgcattctgttttttttttcaaccttatTACTTAATTTTCTTTGCCAAGGGTAATTGATTTTTTTCCCTCATTAATCTATCTTATGCTGTCAAAAGTGGTTGATGCACAGCAACTATTACAGTAAACACCATGTTAATTTTACATGAAATGTGAGAAGCAGGAAAGATCCTTACCATAAGTGATAACACTTTACTTAAAACAACTATTAATGAGTTATGCTAATCTTGTTAAAATGGGTACTGGCCTGCCCTTTAAGCTGGTAGACCTATCCAAAGGTTGCACTTTTTACAGATCTTGAATGAATGTCGTCGCCTGACTGGTGTATCACCTGATGAAGCATTACTGCGTGCACTGAGAGAATTCAGTGAGCACATCCTCAATGCAGCGGCACAAAAGCACGCAGCACAGACTACCCTTTGCTCTCTGCAGGCAGACATGTCAGTGGACAACAGGATTGCAAGAAACTGTAAGTTCACGCTCTTCACTGTCGTTAGAGGCAAAGCACATGAGTTATTTACTTTGATTTATTCCAACCAGGATCAAAAGAAGCATTTCAAAGACTGGAGTTTGAATCCTTTCAAATATGTGGGCCACATACTTTTCAAAGCATTAACACTGTTCACAATATAATTGGATAGGTGATGGAATGTTCTGGTCCATACCGTGCTGATAGTTTTGGGCCATTTTAAGTTAGACTAGTATGATGTAAGGCTAGTGTTCATGTGCATTGCGCATGCTACAGTGGCAGCAATCCtcctcatttcacgttgccacatgtcATAATTGCCTGTATATGAACGCATGATTGTTGTTGTTACCTTtagcagctgaagtgttgcgctgctaaacacgtggatgaaggtttgattcccggcatggaggaaggaaacagttggaAGGAAGCATTGCaccgcgtaaaaaaaaagaaagaaaagtagtgtgTCAGGCACGCACTCAAAAGCTTCGGTTACCCCCATTTCCCTCATAGGTTAAGGGCTCCAACTTTCTTCAGAAGCAGACCACTCATCGAATAGTGAAAGAGCAAGCCTTGAATATTTATAAATTATGAATATCCTTCATTTTGAAGCTGCTTTATGCATTTCCTGTTCACCGCTGTTGTAGTGCTGAATTATGCCTCAGGAATTCTTGAAGTGGATTGCTCTTGGATTGCGTGAGCCTTTTAAACTGTACTGCTGGCAATGTTGTTGCACTAGCGATATTGCTAAATAATTACAGGCAGCAGAATTGGTCAGCAGCAGCACACCTTTCACTGCTGTGGTTTTTCTCTCCAGATGCCAAAGGAGTGGGTGCCATCATGGTCCTTCCATTTCTCGTCAACGAGCGAGGAggtgaaatattcacagaaatgGTAAGAATATGGAACATTTTGTGTGATCAAGTATCATAAACTTGAAGTAATAAAATTATGTACAAATGTGGCAAAATATTAGGAGCTAGGATAGCACAAAGGTAAACTATGACAGTTTAGCTGTAAGTGGACGTGCCTTAATTCCTATGTGGTTCCTGCAAGTTTTTGAACCATTTGAATGTTTTTAGTGCAATGATGTGATGCGAATGACGGGGCGATTACATTGGAGGCTATTTACGAGATATATTTGCAATATCATTTGCAGCTTCGGCCAGTTTAGCTGACAGTCCGGGCTAGGTCACTTGTTTCTCTTTGTTGTGCATCTGTGACCAAGAGACCATGCTATGTGCACATAGCGTCACCTCCAGCGGCAGTAGCATTGTCACGATGTATCAAGGCTTCGGGGTAATGGAACAGTCATAGGATCTGAGGCGTGTTGCATGTACAGTGTCTCTGAACCCTGAGGGCTAATGAAGTTGTGTGAACAACAGGGATGATCTTATATGTTGGGAGCATCACGTCACAAAATATGTGAGCTTTTTTTAACATAGCAGCTTTTTTAGCAGTTTAACATGACAGGATGGGGACTGCGGAAATACCTCAGAGCCAGGCGTAAAGTGTTCATGTGGGTATTTCCAGTTGTACAAGTGCTGTTTGTTCTCTTGAATGGTCAGGATGCTAATTCAGGCCGTTTTTTGTGCGTGGGCAGCCCTGGTGGTGGCGTGAAGTGCATATTTGCTGCCTAGCACTGTGGCAGATGAAAGGGATGTATCTGAGGATATTGTGGGACTTGGGGAGCAGCAGTGGTGGTGTTTCACAGTTCTGTAATTGTTCACAAGTTGTAAAGTATCTTTGGACAGAGTAGGACACAGTTTAAATTTGCTAGGGGTTAAAACACAGTTGCAGTGAATTCCTGACTGGGTCTTCATAGAGCAACCAGCTACAgcgttctagtggttatggtgctcaactgctgacctgaagattgcgggatggaatcccggctgcggtggccgcatttcgatggaaacgaaatgctccaggcccgtgtacttagatttaggtgcaaaagaaccccaggtggtcgtcaaaatttccagagccctccactacagcatccctcataatcatatcgtgatttgggaACGTAAAACCAAACAATTATTATGAGTCCTCAAAGAGCCCAATTTCTTTGTTGACAGTTTCAGCCGTAGTAGTTCTTTCTGTGGCTACCAGTTAGTGCGTACTGTGATCACACTTTGTTGCGTAAATGTCAACTGCGCCCCCAACTCGTGGTACGGCCAACACCACGGTATGTTGGCCTACCTTGTGGCTACAACTATTTATTGGTGCTATTTTATTCACTAACCCAACTCATGCAACCTTTCCTTTTGGGATTTGAATGAAAACAGTAGGGAAAAAATTTATGCTTGCTACCATAACAGGCATCATCAAAATGACAATAGAGGTCGAACATAAGAGGGAAGTGCTTATCGTATTCATCTGGAAAATTTGTGTTGCAATTGTTCAGTGTTGGTTTCAAGACAAAAGCAGCATAAGCATTTTTGGTGAGCTTGTACGGGTACAATCCAGATCTTTTGCAAAAGCAACTTCTGATAATATAGTTACAGTGCACAGTCATTTTTCTTACCAAAATAGCATTGGTGCTCACTGGGTTTAAAGTAAATCTGAAGAACTTTTCTGCACTTGGAATATATAGAGAACCGTTCACGTGTTGTTTAAGCAGAAGCAGTAGTACTTTTAATCTTTTTGCACTGCTTAAATTTTTGTTTGTACAACCCTCAACTAAAACACTACACTTCTTTTGAAATATTGTCTGAAATGCAGTTGTTCTTGAGTACCAAGAACCAATGATGACACGTCAAACAAGGAATGTTGCTTGAGCCAACATGTCAGAAGCACTTGTCTTGGTCAGGGCAGCAAATGTACATGTCCCATTGTCACACATTCCTTGTTCAGTGACTTCTCATTGCAAGCCTCCATGTTCCCCAAAAAATTCTCTCAAGTAAGGACTTATCATGCGTATCTTTGTTTTGCAGACACCAGGGAAGGGATTCACACATCCGACACTGCTCTACACTGGCGAAAACCCCGTATCTTCTGAGGCCATGTGCGTGAAGTGCGAGAATGTCTGTGTAGACGTCCTTGATTTTACGTCAGGACTGTCGTTACTTTTTGCGATGTACTGGGCGTACAACATTGAATATGTCGCATCCGCGAAGAATACGCTGTGCCTGCTAGAACACATGATGGGCATAAACAGCTCTAAATTGACCACCAGAGGCATAAAAGTGCTGACTGCACTGAAAGCGCAATCGAAAGCAAGTAGGTCAAACGCAAGTTCAGGGCAATCAGGTGTGACTGATTGAAGTTTGAGTGTTAAAGCACAATACCTTTAAGTACTAGTCATAGCTGTCTAGCAGGGCTACGCAGAAGTTATTTATTAATGTGTTGTTATAGCTGTCTGGTAAGAGCTAGTCAGAAGTTGTTTAATAATGTGTTGTGATCGCTGTTGAGTGAGAGCTAGTCAGGAGTTATTTAATGTTGCAATATAATTCTCACTGGAAGCCACTGTGATATAGGTACATTCTTTGTGTAATAAAAGCTTTACATTTTCCTAAATGTTGTTTGTGCTTTCAGATATGTACAGCAGCAAACATAATTGGACACAGACGTGGAGGTGGTGCTAAAGGCGTTGAGTGGTGAGACAAGTCTTTTTTGTCAAATTGGATGAAAGGACTTCCAACAAGTTGCATTACTGGAGCATTTTGTGATGCTCTTTGATCTGCACAAGAATTCTGGGCAAGAACAACTTTCTATTTTTAATACAaatgttctttcaaatggcactAGTATTCTATGTCAGCTTTGCCTTACTGAAATTATGAATTCATAATTCaacatgaaaattaaaaaaaactattCATAGGTCTGCTCGTATGTGCATACCTTCGATGG includes the following:
- the LOC119407281 gene encoding uncharacterized protein LOC119407281; the protein is MDAAFVTEATDFMKKELKKQNPDMKKVEDSMLRTTAARRKSIELDGMSLTDVVGLYPALTLEKEILNECRRLTGVSPDEALLRALREFSEHILNAAAQKHAAQTTLCSLQADMSVDNRIARNYAKGVGAIMVLPFLVNERGGEIFTEMTPGKGFTHPTLLYTGENPVSSEAMCVKCENVCVDVLDFTSGLSLLFAMYWAYNIEYVASAKNTLCLLEHMMGINSSKLTTRGIKVLTALKAQSKASRSNASSGQSGVTD